A window of candidate division KSB1 bacterium contains these coding sequences:
- a CDS encoding TonB-dependent receptor: protein MKATLLILGLCLTLLPIVPVFAATATITGIVRDATTSEPLQGVNVFIENTFIGASTDVDGRYSITQISPGAYQLRAGYIGYKSSTQSVQVQSGQALRIHFSLTPTALQTQQVIVTGSRQPEPLESAASSINVLSKESIRRRNHFRMDEALQTVPGVTIVGENVNIRGGSGYNRLGGSRTLVLLDNVPILTSDLGSANWNILPVTEVDHMEVLKGAASSLYGSGALSGVVNILTRQPSENQSISFRHTSGIYDEPYVPEWDWTDKILHFHRTDVSYSDTYGPVGVRLAVSHHQSTGDRENGSFQRWYMTGKAVAQLSGQSTLTLFSAFSTEERDLFLQWMEQDQALRVPRSDRGDRISLNGFVGYAVYNKLFSPVLATKARLSFNQQLVGLPFNITSAFTPAIGLSGEWQMNWKPADQHSLLFGIDYKYDTVESKYYGRRQANGLSPYLQEIWNITNLLQLNAGLRYDTYILVGDSVETQLSPRIGFSYQPVAGTVLHGSAGRGFRAATVVERFIDAGSKDFRARPNPGLDPERSTLLDLGVRQTLGDIAYLELTGFINTYSNLIEPTLSTDLTARFINTPQARIHGLEALWQSQFWQNRFSLTASATLMDPEEIKSGKTLYYRPRFTAFVSPAFQWKNIHVHADYRTMSRLDRVAVYPLDERVPTKVLDLTFEYQWNSYRFQFLIKNALNYNYTVSERVLGEIRHFALSVWGRF from the coding sequence ATGAAAGCCACACTGCTGATCCTTGGCCTGTGTTTGACCCTTTTGCCGATTGTACCGGTTTTTGCTGCAACAGCGACAATTACCGGTATAGTTCGGGATGCGACAACCTCAGAACCCCTGCAGGGCGTGAATGTGTTCATCGAAAACACATTCATCGGCGCCAGCACGGATGTGGACGGGCGCTATTCAATAACGCAGATTTCTCCGGGCGCCTACCAGCTGCGCGCCGGCTATATCGGATACAAATCATCGACACAATCGGTTCAAGTGCAGTCCGGGCAAGCCTTGCGGATTCATTTTTCCCTGACACCAACGGCACTGCAGACGCAGCAGGTCATCGTGACCGGCTCGCGTCAGCCGGAACCCCTCGAATCGGCGGCATCCAGCATCAACGTGCTCAGCAAAGAATCCATTCGCCGGCGCAATCACTTTCGGATGGACGAAGCGCTGCAGACGGTTCCAGGCGTCACCATTGTTGGAGAAAATGTCAATATACGCGGGGGCTCCGGATACAACCGCCTGGGCGGCAGCCGTACACTCGTGCTGCTGGATAATGTACCCATCCTGACCAGTGATCTGGGCAGCGCCAACTGGAACATTCTGCCGGTCACCGAGGTCGATCATATGGAAGTGCTGAAAGGCGCAGCCTCCTCCCTGTACGGCTCCGGCGCTTTGAGCGGCGTGGTCAATATTTTAACCCGACAGCCGTCGGAAAACCAGAGTATTTCCTTTCGCCATACCTCGGGTATTTATGATGAACCTTACGTGCCCGAATGGGACTGGACCGACAAGATTCTGCATTTCCATCGCACGGATGTGAGTTACTCCGATACGTACGGACCGGTGGGTGTGCGTCTTGCGGTATCCCATCATCAATCCACCGGCGACCGCGAGAACGGCTCTTTTCAGCGCTGGTATATGACCGGCAAAGCCGTGGCGCAATTATCCGGTCAGTCCACCCTCACCCTGTTTTCTGCATTCAGTACCGAAGAACGGGACTTGTTTCTGCAGTGGATGGAACAGGATCAGGCCCTGCGCGTCCCGCGTTCTGATCGCGGGGACCGCATCAGTCTGAACGGATTTGTCGGTTATGCCGTGTACAACAAACTGTTCTCTCCGGTTCTGGCCACCAAAGCGCGTCTCTCGTTCAACCAGCAGCTGGTCGGACTGCCGTTCAATATCACCAGTGCGTTCACCCCGGCCATCGGCCTGAGCGGCGAATGGCAAATGAACTGGAAACCCGCGGACCAGCACAGTCTGTTATTCGGCATTGATTACAAATACGACACTGTCGAATCGAAATATTACGGCAGACGTCAGGCAAACGGGCTTTCACCCTATCTTCAGGAAATCTGGAACATCACCAACCTGCTGCAATTGAACGCCGGGCTGCGCTATGATACCTATATTCTGGTCGGGGATTCGGTTGAAACTCAGCTGAGTCCGCGCATCGGGTTCAGTTATCAGCCCGTCGCAGGCACGGTCCTGCACGGGTCCGCCGGACGCGGTTTCCGCGCCGCCACCGTGGTGGAACGGTTTATCGACGCCGGGTCCAAAGATTTTCGCGCCCGGCCCAATCCGGGACTCGATCCGGAACGCAGCACATTGCTGGATCTGGGTGTCCGGCAGACGCTGGGTGATATCGCTTATCTGGAATTAACCGGCTTTATCAATACCTATTCCAACCTTATTGAACCGACTCTGTCAACAGATTTGACTGCACGCTTTATCAATACCCCCCAGGCGCGCATCCACGGTCTGGAAGCCCTGTGGCAGAGCCAATTCTGGCAGAACAGGTTCTCACTCACCGCCTCTGCAACGTTAATGGACCCGGAAGAAATCAAGAGCGGCAAAACGCTGTACTATCGGCCGCGTTTTACCGCCTTTGTCTCACCGGCATTTCAGTGGAAAAACATTCATGTTCACGCCGATTACCGCACTATGAGCAGACTTGACCGCGTGGCGGTCTATCCCCTGGATGAACGAGTCCCCACAAAAGTGCTTGATCTGACATTTGAATATCAATGGAACTCGTATCGATTTCAGTTTCTCATTAAAAACGCATTGAATTACAATTATACGGTTTCCGAACGGGTTTTGGGCGAGATCCGGCATTTTGCCTTGTCCGTTTGGGGCCGTTTTTAG